From a region of the Mycolicibacterium sp. MU0050 genome:
- a CDS encoding ABC transporter ATP-binding protein: MSALLEVTDLSVTYPTDAAPVAAVRGVNLRVDPGEVVGVVGESGSGKSATAMAIIGLLPEYAQVSGSVRLGGTELLGMPDRDLSQVRGKAIGTVFQDPMSALTPVYTVGEQIAEAITAHRPQRDRATKAQARRRAVELLELVGINQPERRAKAFPHELSGGERQRVVIAIAIANDPDLLICDEPTTALDVTVQAQILDVLRTARDVTGAGVLIITHDLGVVAEFADRAMVMYAGRAVETAPVDVLYRDRRMPYTAGLLGSVPRLDAAQGARLVPIPGTPPSLSDLPPGCPFTPRCPLAIAECSAAEPELIAVGSGSGEHRAACILTDDVVGRSAAEIYGVATTPPSAPTIDAETAPVIRVENLAKTYRLTKGVVLRRTIGEVRAVDGISFELPPGQTLGIVGESGSGKSTTLHEVLELTAPQSGTIEVLGTDVATLDRAGRRRLRRDLQVVFQDPVASLDPRLPVSEVLAEPLQANGYDKQAIGDRVAELLTLVGLNRSDAARYPTEFSGGQKQRIGIARALALHPKILALDEPVSALDVSIQAGILNLLLDLQQQFGLSYLFVSHDLSVVKHLAHHVAVMFKGKIVEQGPADEVFGHPRHDYTRKLLEAVPQPDPKRS; this comes from the coding sequence GTGAGCGCCCTGCTCGAGGTCACCGACCTGTCGGTCACCTACCCCACCGACGCCGCACCGGTCGCCGCGGTGCGCGGGGTGAACCTGCGGGTCGACCCCGGCGAGGTGGTCGGCGTCGTCGGCGAATCGGGGTCCGGGAAGTCGGCGACCGCGATGGCCATCATCGGTCTGCTGCCCGAATACGCCCAGGTGTCGGGATCGGTCCGGCTCGGCGGCACCGAGTTGCTCGGCATGCCCGACCGCGACCTGTCGCAGGTGCGCGGCAAGGCCATCGGCACGGTGTTCCAGGACCCGATGTCGGCGCTGACACCGGTATACACCGTCGGTGAACAGATCGCCGAGGCGATCACCGCGCACCGCCCGCAGCGCGACCGGGCCACCAAGGCCCAGGCTCGCCGTCGCGCGGTCGAGCTGCTCGAACTCGTCGGCATCAACCAGCCCGAGCGGCGCGCCAAGGCCTTCCCGCATGAACTCTCCGGCGGCGAGCGGCAACGCGTCGTCATCGCGATCGCGATTGCCAACGATCCCGACCTGCTGATCTGCGACGAGCCCACCACCGCCCTCGACGTCACCGTGCAGGCCCAGATCCTCGACGTGCTGCGCACCGCCCGCGACGTCACCGGCGCCGGCGTCCTGATCATCACCCACGATCTGGGCGTGGTCGCGGAGTTCGCCGACCGGGCGATGGTGATGTACGCCGGCCGCGCCGTCGAGACCGCCCCGGTCGACGTGCTCTACCGCGACCGCCGGATGCCCTACACCGCCGGCCTGCTGGGCTCGGTGCCCCGGCTCGACGCCGCGCAGGGCGCACGCCTGGTGCCGATCCCCGGCACGCCGCCGTCGCTGTCGGATCTGCCGCCGGGCTGCCCGTTCACCCCGCGGTGCCCGCTCGCCATTGCCGAGTGCAGCGCCGCCGAACCCGAGCTGATCGCCGTCGGCTCCGGCTCCGGCGAGCATCGCGCGGCCTGCATCCTCACCGACGACGTCGTCGGGCGCAGCGCCGCCGAGATCTACGGCGTCGCAACCACTCCCCCGTCGGCGCCGACCATCGACGCCGAGACGGCACCGGTCATCCGCGTCGAGAACCTGGCCAAGACCTACCGGCTGACCAAGGGCGTGGTGCTGCGCCGCACCATCGGCGAGGTCCGCGCCGTGGACGGCATCAGCTTCGAGCTGCCGCCCGGGCAGACGCTGGGGATCGTCGGTGAATCCGGGTCCGGGAAGTCCACCACCCTGCACGAAGTACTGGAACTCACGGCCCCGCAGTCCGGCACCATCGAGGTCCTCGGTACCGACGTGGCCACCCTGGACCGCGCCGGCCGCCGGCGACTGCGCCGCGACCTGCAGGTGGTGTTCCAGGACCCGGTGGCCTCCCTCGATCCCCGGCTGCCGGTCTCCGAGGTGCTGGCCGAACCCCTGCAGGCCAATGGCTACGACAAGCAGGCCATCGGCGACCGGGTGGCGGAACTGCTCACCCTGGTGGGGCTGAACCGCTCCGACGCCGCCCGCTATCCGACGGAGTTCTCCGGCGGGCAGAAGCAGCGCATCGGCATCGCCCGCGCGCTGGCCCTGCACCCGAAGATCCTGGCGCTCGACGAACCCGTCTCGGCGCTGGACGTGTCGATCCAGGCCGGCATCCTCAACCTGCTGCTGGATCTGCAGCAGCAGTTCGGCCTGTCCTACCTGTTCGTGTCCCACGACCTTTCGGTGGTCAAGCATCTGGCCCACCACGTCGCGGTGATGTTCAAGGGCAAGATCGTCGAGCAGGGACCCGCCGACGAGGTGTTCGGGCACCCGCGTCACGACTACACCCGCAAGCTGCTCGAGGCGGTCCCCCAGCCCGACCCGAAGCGCAGCTGA
- a CDS encoding ABC transporter permease, with protein sequence MSEPVTTATAAEAPEPAAAFASRRTMVLRRFLRNGPAVVSLVLLVVMFVGCYALPPLLPWSYTDLDYTALQQPPSPQHWFGTNALGQDLLAMTLRGMQKSLLIGLCVAVISTVIAATVGAIAGYFGGWRDRTLMWIVDLLLVVPSFILIAIATPRVKQSGSIVMLIVLLSLFSWMISSRMVRGMTMSLREREFVQAARYMGVSNTRIISRHILPNVASILIIDTTLNVGLAILAETGLSYLGFGVQPPDVSLGTLIASGTPSATTFPWVFLFPAGILVLIVLCANMIGDGIRDAVDPGSGNLRRTRRSRRLFGGRP encoded by the coding sequence ATGAGCGAACCCGTGACCACCGCCACCGCCGCCGAGGCCCCGGAACCCGCGGCGGCCTTCGCCTCCCGACGCACCATGGTGCTGCGCCGCTTCCTGCGCAACGGCCCGGCGGTGGTGTCGCTGGTGCTGCTGGTGGTGATGTTCGTCGGCTGCTACGCGCTGCCGCCGCTGCTGCCGTGGTCCTACACCGACCTCGACTACACCGCCCTGCAACAACCGCCGAGCCCGCAGCACTGGTTCGGCACCAACGCACTCGGCCAGGACCTGCTGGCCATGACGCTGCGCGGCATGCAGAAATCGCTGCTGATCGGGCTGTGTGTGGCGGTCATCTCGACGGTGATCGCCGCCACCGTCGGCGCCATCGCGGGCTACTTCGGCGGCTGGCGCGATCGCACGCTGATGTGGATCGTCGACCTGCTGCTGGTGGTGCCCAGCTTCATCCTGATCGCCATCGCGACCCCGCGGGTCAAACAGAGCGGCAGCATCGTGATGCTGATCGTGCTGCTGTCGCTGTTCAGCTGGATGATCAGCTCCCGCATGGTCCGCGGCATGACGATGAGCCTGCGGGAACGCGAATTCGTCCAGGCCGCACGGTATATGGGCGTGTCGAACACCCGGATCATCTCACGACACATCCTGCCCAACGTGGCGTCGATCCTGATCATCGACACCACGCTCAACGTCGGCTTGGCCATCCTGGCCGAAACCGGGCTGAGCTACCTGGGGTTCGGCGTGCAGCCGCCGGACGTCTCGCTGGGCACCCTGATTGCCTCCGGCACTCCGTCGGCGACGACCTTCCCCTGGGTGTTCCTGTTCCCGGCCGGAATCCTGGTGCTGATCGTGCTGTGCGCCAACATGATCGGTGACGGCATCCGCGACGCCGTGGACCCGGGCTCCGGCAACCTGCGCCGCACCCGGCGCAGCCGGCGCCTGTTCGGGGGCCGCCCGTGA
- a CDS encoding ABC transporter permease has translation MTRFLSRRLLNYVVLLALASFLTFCLTSVAFSPLDSLEQRNPRPPQAVIDAKAAELGLDKPIPLRYANWVSGAVQGDFGTTVTGQPVSEELGRRIGVSLRLLVIGSVFGTVLGVVIGAWSAIRQYRLSDRVITVLSLLALSTPTFVIASLMILVALQINSILGVQLFEYTGETSPDATGGSWNMFVDRLQHLVLPSFTLALVAMAGYSRYQRNAMLDVLGQDFIRTARAKGLTQRQALFRHGLRTALIPMATLFAYGVSGLVTGAVFVEKIFGWHGMGEWVVQGIATQDTNIIAAITVFSGAVILLAGLLSDVIYAALDPRVRVG, from the coding sequence ATGACGCGTTTTCTGTCGCGCCGACTGCTCAACTACGTCGTGCTGCTGGCACTGGCCTCGTTCCTCACCTTCTGTCTGACGTCGGTGGCGTTCTCGCCGCTGGACAGCCTCGAACAGCGCAACCCGCGGCCCCCGCAGGCCGTCATCGACGCGAAGGCCGCCGAACTCGGCCTCGACAAGCCCATCCCGCTGCGCTACGCGAACTGGGTCTCCGGTGCGGTGCAGGGTGACTTCGGCACCACCGTCACCGGCCAACCGGTGTCCGAAGAGTTGGGCCGGCGCATCGGCGTCAGCCTGCGGCTGCTGGTGATCGGCTCGGTGTTCGGCACGGTGCTGGGTGTCGTCATCGGCGCCTGGAGCGCGATCCGCCAGTACCGGCTCTCCGACCGGGTGATCACGGTGCTGTCGCTGCTGGCGCTGTCGACGCCGACGTTCGTGATCGCCAGCCTGATGATCCTCGTTGCGCTGCAGATCAACTCGATCCTCGGCGTGCAACTGTTCGAATACACCGGGGAAACTTCACCCGATGCCACGGGCGGCAGCTGGAACATGTTCGTCGACCGGTTACAGCATCTGGTGCTGCCGTCGTTCACGCTGGCGCTGGTGGCCATGGCCGGCTACAGCCGGTATCAACGCAACGCCATGCTCGACGTACTGGGCCAGGACTTCATCCGCACCGCGCGGGCCAAGGGCCTGACCCAACGCCAGGCGCTGTTCCGCCACGGCCTGCGGACCGCGCTGATCCCGATGGCCACGCTGTTCGCCTACGGGGTCAGCGGGCTGGTGACCGGCGCGGTGTTCGTCGAGAAGATCTTCGGCTGGCACGGCATGGGTGAGTGGGTGGTGCAGGGCATCGCCACCCAGGACACCAACATCATCGCCGCCATCACGGTGTTCTCCGGAGCCGTCATCCTGCTGGCCGGACTGCTGTCCGACGTCATCTACGCCGCCCTCGACCCGCGGGTGCGGGTCGGATGA
- a CDS encoding carbonic anhydrase — protein MSVTDEYLANNAKYAETFSGPLPLPPSKHVAVVACMDARLDVYRLLGLGDGEAHVIRNAGGVVTDDEIRSLAISQRLLGTREIILIHHTDCGMLTFTDDEFKRAIQDETGLKPEWAPESFPDVEEDVRQSLRRIEASPFVTLHESLRGFVFDVATGKLTEVTL, from the coding sequence ATGAGCGTCACCGACGAGTACCTGGCCAACAACGCGAAGTACGCCGAAACGTTCAGCGGCCCGCTGCCGTTGCCGCCGAGCAAGCACGTCGCCGTGGTGGCGTGCATGGACGCCCGACTGGATGTGTACCGGCTGCTGGGCCTCGGCGACGGTGAGGCGCACGTCATCCGCAACGCCGGCGGTGTGGTCACCGACGACGAGATCCGCTCGTTGGCCATCAGCCAGCGGCTGCTCGGTACCCGCGAGATCATCCTGATCCACCACACCGACTGCGGCATGCTCACCTTCACCGACGACGAGTTCAAGCGGGCCATCCAGGACGAGACGGGCCTAAAGCCCGAGTGGGCACCGGAATCGTTCCCCGATGTCGAGGAAGATGTGCGGCAGTCGCTGCGACGCATCGAGGCCAGCCCCTTCGTCACGCTGCACGAGTCTCTGCGGGGGTTCGTCTTCGACGTCGCCACCGGCAAGCTCACCGAGGTCACCCTCTAG
- the cysD gene encoding sulfate adenylyltransferase subunit CysD codes for MSAPVATQPAARQYELSHLRSLEAEAMHIIREVAAEFERPVLLFSGGKDSIVMLHLAIKAFAPGRVPFPVMHVDTGHNFDEVISTRDALVEKYGLRLVVASVQEDIDAGRVVDNGPSRNPLQTVTLLRGIRDNKFDAAFGGARRDEEKARAKERVFSFRDEFGQWDPKAQRPELWNLYNGRHRKGEHIRVFPLSNWTEYDIWAYIGAENITLPAIYFAHTRPVFRRDGMLLAVHEFMQPRDDEEVFETSVRFRTVGDVTCTGCVESTADTVEAVIAETAVSRLTERGATRADDRISEAGMEDRKRQGYF; via the coding sequence ATGAGCGCTCCAGTGGCGACCCAGCCGGCCGCGAGACAGTACGAATTGAGCCATCTGAGGTCTCTCGAGGCCGAGGCGATGCACATCATCCGCGAGGTGGCCGCCGAGTTCGAACGGCCGGTGCTGCTGTTCTCCGGCGGCAAGGACTCGATCGTCATGCTGCACCTGGCGATCAAGGCCTTCGCGCCCGGGCGGGTGCCGTTCCCGGTGATGCATGTGGACACCGGACACAACTTCGACGAGGTGATCTCCACGCGCGACGCGCTGGTGGAGAAGTACGGGCTGCGCCTGGTCGTGGCCAGCGTGCAGGAAGACATCGACGCCGGCCGCGTGGTGGACAACGGCCCGTCCCGCAACCCGCTGCAGACGGTCACCCTGTTGCGCGGCATCCGTGACAACAAGTTCGACGCCGCCTTCGGGGGCGCGCGCCGCGACGAGGAGAAGGCCCGCGCCAAGGAGCGGGTGTTCAGCTTCCGCGACGAATTCGGTCAGTGGGATCCCAAGGCGCAGCGTCCCGAGCTGTGGAACCTGTACAACGGCCGGCATCGCAAGGGTGAGCACATCCGCGTCTTCCCCTTGTCCAACTGGACCGAATACGACATCTGGGCCTACATCGGCGCGGAGAACATCACGCTGCCGGCCATCTACTTCGCCCACACCCGCCCGGTGTTCCGGCGCGACGGGATGCTGCTCGCGGTCCACGAGTTCATGCAGCCCCGCGACGACGAGGAGGTCTTCGAGACCTCGGTGCGCTTCCGCACCGTCGGCGACGTCACCTGCACCGGCTGCGTGGAGTCGACGGCGGACACGGTGGAGGCGGTGATCGCCGAGACCGCGGTGTCGCGGCTCACCGAGCGCGGCGCCACCCGCGCCGACGACCGGATCTCCGAGGCCGGAATGGAAGACCGCAAGCGACAGGGGTACTTCTGA
- the cysN gene encoding sulfate adenylyltransferase subunit CysN: protein MSAVDLEEGTTLLRIATAGSVDDGKSTLIGRLLFDSKAVMEDQLAAVERTSVERGHDYTDLSLVTDGLRAEREQGITIDVAYRYFATAKRKFIIADTPGHIQYTRNMVTGTSTAQLAIVLVDARHGLLEQSRRHAFLASLLGVQHVVLAVNKMDLIDWDQQHFEAIRDEFHAFAARLDIHDVTTIPLSALNGDNVVTKSDKSPWYDGPALLSHLEDVFIAGDRNLVDVRFPVQYVIRPQTHEHTDHRSYAGTVASGVMRPGDEIVVLPSGKTSTITEIHGPSGLVEEAFPPMAVSVSLADDIDISRGDMIARPNNQPVASQEFDATVCWMADDSALEPGRDYVIKHTTRTTRVRVAGLDYRLDVNTLHRDKGATALKLNELGRVSLRTQAPLLLDEYTRNSTTGSFILIDPDTHVTVAAGMVRDTQSTAARTASPNTVRHESLVTAQDRLTKGCTLWFTGLSGSGKSSIAVLVEQKLLEQGCPAYILDGDNLRHGLNADLGFSMADRSENLRRLAHIATLMADAGLTVLVPAISPLVEHRELARQVHAEAGVDFFEIFVDTPLADCEARDPKGLYAKARAGEITHFTGIDSPYQRPKNPDLRLTPEHRPDDLAQQVVDLLGAARD from the coding sequence ATGAGCGCCGTGGACCTCGAAGAGGGCACCACCCTGCTGCGGATCGCCACCGCCGGGTCGGTCGACGACGGCAAGTCCACCCTGATCGGCCGGCTGCTGTTCGACTCCAAGGCCGTCATGGAGGACCAGCTCGCCGCCGTCGAGCGCACCTCGGTGGAACGCGGGCATGACTACACCGACCTGTCGCTGGTCACCGACGGCCTGCGCGCCGAGCGCGAGCAGGGCATCACCATCGACGTCGCCTACCGCTACTTCGCCACGGCCAAGCGGAAATTCATCATCGCCGATACCCCGGGGCACATCCAGTACACCCGCAACATGGTGACCGGCACCTCCACGGCGCAGCTGGCCATCGTTCTGGTCGACGCCCGCCACGGGCTGCTCGAGCAGTCCCGCCGGCACGCCTTCCTGGCTTCGCTGCTGGGCGTGCAGCATGTGGTCCTCGCGGTCAACAAGATGGACCTCATCGATTGGGACCAACAGCATTTCGAGGCCATCCGCGACGAGTTCCACGCCTTCGCCGCCCGCCTGGACATCCACGATGTGACCACCATTCCGCTCTCGGCGCTCAACGGCGACAATGTGGTCACCAAGTCGGACAAGTCGCCGTGGTACGACGGCCCGGCGCTGCTGAGCCACCTCGAGGACGTGTTCATCGCCGGTGACCGCAACCTGGTGGACGTCCGCTTCCCGGTGCAGTACGTGATCCGGCCGCAGACCCACGAGCACACCGACCACCGCAGCTACGCCGGCACGGTGGCCAGTGGCGTGATGCGTCCGGGTGACGAGATCGTGGTGCTGCCGAGCGGAAAAACCAGCACCATCACCGAGATTCACGGCCCGTCGGGACTGGTGGAAGAGGCCTTCCCGCCCATGGCCGTGTCGGTGAGCCTGGCCGACGACATCGACATCAGCCGCGGCGACATGATCGCCCGGCCGAACAATCAGCCGGTGGCCAGCCAGGAATTCGACGCCACGGTGTGTTGGATGGCCGATGACTCGGCGCTGGAACCCGGCCGCGACTACGTCATCAAACACACCACCCGGACCACCCGGGTGCGGGTCGCGGGGCTCGACTACCGGCTCGACGTCAACACCCTGCACCGGGACAAGGGCGCCACCGCGCTGAAGCTCAACGAGCTGGGCCGGGTCTCGTTGCGCACCCAGGCGCCGCTGCTGCTCGACGAGTACACCCGCAACTCCACCACCGGGTCGTTCATCCTGATCGACCCGGACACCCACGTCACCGTGGCCGCCGGCATGGTCCGCGACACCCAGTCGACGGCCGCGCGCACCGCCAGCCCCAACACCGTGCGGCACGAATCGCTGGTGACGGCGCAGGACCGCCTGACCAAGGGCTGCACGCTGTGGTTCACCGGCCTGTCGGGATCGGGCAAGTCGTCGATCGCGGTGCTGGTCGAGCAGAAGCTGCTCGAACAGGGTTGCCCCGCTTACATTCTCGACGGTGACAACCTCCGCCACGGCCTCAACGCCGATCTCGGTTTCTCGATGGCCGACCGCTCCGAGAACCTGCGTCGGTTGGCGCACATCGCGACGTTGATGGCCGACGCCGGCCTGACCGTCCTGGTCCCGGCGATCAGCCCCCTGGTGGAGCACCGCGAGCTGGCCCGCCAGGTGCACGCCGAGGCCGGCGTGGATTTCTTCGAGATCTTCGTCGACACTCCGCTGGCCGACTGCGAGGCGCGCGACCCCAAGGGCCTCTACGCCAAGGCCCGCGCCGGCGAGATCACGCACTTCACCGGGATCGACAGCCCGTATCAGCGGCCCAAGAACCCGGATCTGCGGCTCACGCCCGAGCATCGTCCCGACGATCTCGCGCAGCAGGTGGTCGATCTGCTCGGTGCCGCGCGTGACTGA
- a CDS encoding 3'(2'),5'-bisphosphate nucleotidase CysQ, whose amino-acid sequence MTDHQLAAELATRAGELLLGVRAELAEASAQERKDAGDKRSHDFLMAELAAARPQDAVLSEEGVDDPARLRAHRVWIVDPLDGTREFSEPGRDDWAVHVALWEDGELVAGAVALPAQHITLATPATPAVPPAPQQLRVVVSRTRPPAVALAVRDALDGVLVEMGSAGAKVASVVQGRSDVYVHAGGQYEWDSAAPVAVARAAGLHTSRIDGSPLRYNQSGAKLPDLIVCRPEHAEAVLAVTAVG is encoded by the coding sequence GTGACTGACCATCAGTTGGCGGCCGAATTGGCCACCCGGGCGGGGGAGTTGCTGCTCGGTGTGCGCGCTGAGCTCGCCGAGGCCAGTGCGCAGGAGCGAAAGGACGCCGGGGACAAGAGATCCCACGACTTCCTGATGGCCGAGCTGGCCGCCGCCCGTCCGCAGGATGCGGTGCTGTCGGAAGAGGGCGTCGACGACCCGGCGCGGCTGCGCGCCCACCGGGTCTGGATCGTCGACCCGCTGGACGGCACCCGGGAGTTCTCCGAGCCGGGCCGCGACGACTGGGCCGTGCACGTCGCGCTGTGGGAGGACGGCGAGCTCGTCGCCGGCGCGGTGGCCCTGCCCGCTCAGCACATCACGTTGGCAACGCCGGCGACGCCCGCGGTTCCGCCGGCGCCGCAGCAACTCCGGGTGGTCGTGTCGCGGACCCGGCCCCCGGCGGTCGCGCTGGCGGTGCGGGACGCCCTCGACGGGGTGCTGGTCGAGATGGGTTCCGCCGGAGCCAAAGTGGCCTCGGTGGTGCAGGGTCGCTCCGATGTGTACGTCCACGCCGGTGGGCAGTACGAATGGGATTCCGCGGCGCCGGTCGCGGTGGCGCGGGCGGCCGGCCTGCACACCTCACGCATCGACGGTTCGCCGTTGCGGTACAACCAGTCCGGCGCCAAGTTGCCGGATCTCATCGTGTGCCGGCCCGAGCACGCCGAGGCGGTCTTGGCGGTGACCGCCGTCGGCTGA
- a CDS encoding cysteine hydrolase family protein, protein MAEHPTLRTLTGLPAEPAGLTASTLILIDCQNTYTRGVMELEGVQDALAEAAAMLDRARTAGIPVIHIQHDAGPGSPYDVREEIGAIVDSVAPRAGEPVVVKNYPNSFVGTDLDERLKALGASNLVLTGFMTHMCVNSTARGAFNLGYAPTVVGAATATRALPGVGGTEVSAAAVHAASLAAVADLFAVVVPDGAAIPD, encoded by the coding sequence ATGGCCGAGCACCCCACCTTGCGCACCCTCACCGGACTTCCCGCCGAACCCGCGGGGCTGACCGCGTCCACCCTGATCCTGATCGACTGCCAGAACACCTACACCCGCGGCGTCATGGAACTCGAAGGCGTGCAGGATGCGCTGGCGGAGGCGGCCGCCATGCTGGACCGGGCGCGCACCGCCGGCATCCCGGTCATCCACATCCAGCACGACGCCGGACCGGGGTCGCCGTATGACGTGCGGGAGGAGATCGGCGCCATCGTGGACAGCGTCGCGCCCCGCGCGGGCGAGCCGGTGGTGGTGAAGAACTACCCGAATTCGTTTGTCGGGACCGACCTCGACGAGCGGCTCAAGGCCCTCGGCGCGAGCAATCTGGTGCTGACCGGATTCATGACGCACATGTGTGTCAACTCCACCGCGCGCGGTGCGTTCAATCTGGGTTACGCGCCCACGGTGGTCGGTGCGGCCACTGCCACCCGGGCGCTTCCCGGGGTGGGCGGCACCGAGGTCTCGGCCGCCGCCGTGCACGCGGCCAGCCTGGCCGCGGTGGCGGATCTGTTCGCCGTGGTGGTCCCGGACGGTGCGGCCATCCCGGACTGA
- a CDS encoding Rrf2 family transcriptional regulator, translating to MRMSAKAEYAVRAMVQLATVAAGELTTTDDLAKSQGIPPQFLVDILSALRADRLVRSHRGRDGGYALGRPADQISIADVLRCIDGPLASVRDIGLGDLPYSGPTAALTDVWRALRASMRSVLEQTSLADVAAGSLPPHVSSLADDYRSQETQRGHLPAT from the coding sequence ATGCGGATGTCGGCCAAGGCGGAGTACGCCGTGCGGGCGATGGTGCAATTGGCCACCGTCGCCGCGGGCGAGCTGACCACCACCGACGACTTGGCCAAGTCGCAAGGTATTCCGCCGCAGTTCTTGGTCGACATCCTGAGTGCGTTACGGGCCGACCGGCTGGTCCGCAGTCACCGTGGCCGCGACGGCGGCTATGCCCTGGGCCGGCCCGCCGACCAGATCAGCATCGCCGACGTGCTGCGCTGCATCGACGGCCCGCTGGCCAGCGTCCGGGATATCGGTTTGGGCGATCTGCCGTACTCGGGTCCGACGGCCGCGCTGACCGACGTGTGGCGCGCGTTGCGGGCCAGCATGCGCTCGGTGCTGGAGCAGACCAGCCTCGCCGACGTCGCCGCCGGATCGCTGCCGCCGCACGTGAGTTCGCTGGCCGACGACTACCGCTCCCAGGAAACCCAGCGCGGTCACCTGCCCGCCACCTAG
- a CDS encoding response regulator transcription factor: protein MRIVIAEDSALLRAGLERILIDAGHEVVAGVPDATELLRVVNELAPDLAIVDVRMPPTFTDEGIRAAALLRRQNPDSAVLVLSHYVEERYAAELIAADTRGFGYLLKDRVADIPAFLDAVGTVGSGGTVLDPEVVAQILVRSQRRNMLDNLTDRERDVVQLMAEGKSNSAIAATLSISTGSAEKHIASIFTKFDLAPDQSENRRILAVLRYLDT from the coding sequence ATGCGCATCGTGATCGCCGAGGACTCGGCGCTGTTGCGCGCCGGTCTGGAACGCATCCTCATCGACGCCGGCCACGAGGTGGTCGCCGGCGTCCCCGACGCGACCGAACTGCTGCGGGTGGTCAACGAACTCGCACCGGACCTGGCGATCGTGGACGTCCGTATGCCGCCCACCTTCACCGACGAGGGCATCCGCGCCGCCGCGCTGCTGCGCCGGCAGAACCCCGATTCGGCGGTGCTGGTGCTCTCGCACTACGTCGAGGAGCGCTACGCGGCCGAACTGATCGCCGCCGACACCCGCGGCTTCGGCTACCTGCTCAAGGATCGGGTCGCCGACATCCCAGCGTTCCTGGACGCCGTCGGCACCGTCGGCAGCGGCGGTACCGTCCTGGACCCCGAGGTCGTCGCGCAGATCCTGGTGCGGTCCCAACGCCGCAACATGCTGGACAACCTCACCGACCGCGAACGCGACGTCGTGCAATTGATGGCCGAGGGCAAGTCCAACTCGGCCATCGCGGCGACGCTGTCGATCTCGACCGGGTCCGCCGAAAAGCACATCGCCTCGATCTTCACCAAGTTCGACCTCGCGCCCGACCAGAGCGAAAACCGCCGCATCCTGGCGGTTTTGCGCTACCTGGACACCTGA